The following proteins are co-located in the Apium graveolens cultivar Ventura unplaced genomic scaffold, ASM990537v1 ctg8126, whole genome shotgun sequence genome:
- the LOC141704676 gene encoding uncharacterized protein LOC141704676, translated as MNGLGRMGYQYGRVPYNGRREGVPSTDEAPIVVPVASHSATGTFNVNALKKLFNHLEGGRVTATAQAPSPFSAVVREAQLPAGYRNTTNDLRLHRNSDPVEFLGHFNIEMDVYQVPHLARYRLLAATFRESAQQWFQKLGSGVITSWEQMKTLFLNQFQDAKEGESLTSYFKRFNAESTLVRGTTDETLKIVLIAGLHVGTDLWKHLQGKDPVLLADVLAQAESFKAIEQSLAETKKNDSTHNSKGRTKRRDRFVSPDYRRNARSPNRVNIVNTQREWSPPSNYEKRVSNYTPLAASIDHIFEVNKERGIFKKLNHLTSWQSRDKKKYCDYHESTGHDTHECHHLKDEIEELIKAGYLGEWIDKTIFGGHPFVGDSNGALEMNAREARHPPLTNIHSLEDRPQKIFKRESADITLRERESRWVHHPHNDTPVITMLIGAMNVHRVFLDNGSSSNILYYSTYQKLGFPDSDMYFENAHVYGFTGKAVRVMGSVRLPVTLGEGALSVTQMIDFKVLDQDSAHNV; from the exons ATGAATGGACTAGGAAGGATGGGATACCAGTATGGAAGGGTGCCATATAATGGGAGACGAGAGGGCGTGCCCTCAACTGATGAAGCACCAATTGTTGTTCCTGTGGCTTCACACAGTGCTACAG GGACGTTTAATGTGAATGCTCTTAAGAAGTTGTTCAACCATCTTGAAGGAGGTAGGGTAACAGCAACTGCGCAAGCCCCTTCCCCATTTTCTGCTGTTGTAAGGGAAGCGCAGCTACCCGCAGGATACAGGAACACGACTAATGACTTGCGTCTCCATAGAAACTCTGACCCCGTGGAATTCTTGGGGCACTTCAACATCGagatggatgtatatcaagtaccCCACTTGGCACGATATCGTCTCCTAGCTGCCACCTTTAGAGAAAGTGCTCAGCAATGGTTCCAAAAACTTGGTTCAGGGGTGATTACATCTtgggaacagatgaaaacctTGTTTCTAAATCAGTTCCAGGATGCG AAAGAAGGGGAAAGCTTGACCTCATACTTCAAAAGGTTCAATGCAGAGTCTACTCTGGTGAGAGGCACAACTGATGAGACACTGAAAATAGTTCTCATAGCTGGTCTGCACGTGGGAACAGATTTATGGAAACACTTGCAAGGAAAGGACCCTGTGTTGTTAGCTGATGTACTTGCGCAGGCGGAATCCTTCAAAGCAATTGAACAATCGCTTGCTGAAACAAAGAAAAATGATAGTACTCACAACTCCAAGGGGCGAACTAAGAGGAGAGATAGATTCGTGAGTCCAGATTACCGGCGGAATGCCCGAAGCCCTAATAGGGTGAACATCGTGAACACGCAGAGAGAATGGAGTCCACCGTCAAACTATGAAAAGAGGGTCAGCAATTACACTCCGCTGGCagcatccattgatcatatctttgAGGTGAATAAGGAGAGAggaattttcaagaaactaaaCCATCTGACTTCATGGCAGAGTAGAGACAAGAAAAAATATTGCGATTACCATGAGTCTACCGGCCACGACACCCACGAGTGTCATcacctaaaagatgaaattgaagaattgatcaaggctgGATATCTGGGAGAGTGGATTGATAAG ACAATCTTCGGAGGACATCCGTTTGTTGGTGATAGCAATGGAGCGTTGGAAATGAATGCAAGAGAGGCACGACACCCACCCCTCACCAACATTCATAGCTTGGAAGATAGACCTCAAAAAATATTCAAAAGGGAATCTGCTGATATTACGCTCAGGGAGAGAGAGTCAAGATGGGTACATCATCCCCATAACGATACACCGGTGATAACTATGCTTATTGGGGCAATGAACGTGCATCGGGTCTTCTTGGACAACGGGAGCTCTTCGAACATCCTGTATTACAGCACGTACCAAAAATTGGGTTTCCCGGATAGCGACATGTATTTTGAAAATGCACACGTCTATGGCTTTACTGGAAAAGCAGTGAGAGTTATGGGTTCGGTTAGGCTTCCTGTCACACTTGGGGAAGGAGCTCTGTCTGTCACTCAAATGATAGACTTCAAAGTGCTGGATCAAGACTCCGCACACAACGTGTAG